One genomic region from Nilaparvata lugens isolate BPH chromosome 3, ASM1435652v1, whole genome shotgun sequence encodes:
- the LOC111057483 gene encoding uncharacterized protein LOC111057483, which produces MRCLLIILVAMCLWLTAEVSGLRDIQRFDSYPNHKSFANMHGQTSKERLPIQTMDDLLNRMDESYFEINEAMKIMLETHGKTLDEVPVDCTSSRASELIAVKEHFDYCHNLTVQMKELKNLTEQSFNLLFDVGYAASIIVSSGIECHNHASPLSQLNCYMTLYRYTRNFLIENVPKIMKKAEEIKVMANIITVDSLNCFFHHDIDHEAAKEIALFTLKC; this is translated from the exons atgcgcTGCTTACTAATCATCCTAGTAGCAATGTGCTTGTGGCTGACGGCGGAG GTATCAGGTTTGAGAGACATACAGAGGTTTGATTCTTATCCAAATCATAAGTCCTTCGCAAACATGCATGGCCAAACATCCAAAGAACGTCTTCCAATCCAAACCATGGATGATTTGTTGAACAGGATGGACGAGAGCTACTTTGAGATCAACGAGGCAATGAAAATTATGTTGGAAACTCATGGTAAAACGCTTGATGAAGTGCCAGTTGACTGCACTTCGTCAAGAGCATCTGAATTGATAGCGGTGAAAGAGCATTTCGACTACTGCCACAACTTGACTGTTCAGATGAAAGAACTGAAGAACCTTACAGAACAATCATTCAACTTATTGTTTGATGTGGGATATGCGGCCAGCATTATAGTGTCCAGTGGCATTGAATGCCATAATCATGCATCCCCTTTGTCTCAATTGAATTGTTATATGACTCTGTATAGATACACTAggaattttttaattgaaaacgtGCCTAAAATAATGAAGAAGGCAGAAGAGATTAAAGTTATGGccaatattattactgttgaTAGCTTAAATTGTTTTTTCCACCATGATATCGATCATGAGGCTGCTAAGGAAATTGCTCTCTTCACTTTAAAATGTTAA